Proteins encoded by one window of Arabidopsis thaliana chromosome 2, partial sequence:
- a CDS encoding cation/hydrogen exchanger, putative (CHX21) (cation/hydrogen exchanger, putative (CHX21); FUNCTIONS IN: monovalent cation:hydrogen antiporter activity; INVOLVED IN: cation transport; LOCATED IN: endomembrane system; BEST Arabidopsis thaliana protein match is: cell division cycle 48C (TAIR:AT3G01610.1); Has 10 Blast hits to 10 proteins in 2 species: Archae - 0; Bacteria - 0; Metazoa - 0; Fungi - 0; Plants - 10; Viruses - 0; Other Eukaryotes - 0 (source: NCBI BLink).) — MISKAQVSEQLRLHKFVCAIQVELGFQLLTASLLHLPNFVIRTHLPLFPRNPNLKNFEMGKRGSSSGSVPIRGFTKLVTESRNKGLTVEEIVDDHRSNNRECVRLKRQTLMIKVKQIINSLSEEEEESEGSRTKKKQRRDDSEQRNSDLCISSSPYSASSSGNVLTSEDNMQFDVTNDGLRVSYSNKSMTPFCADTMKKMKMKGISSEEGSKNCDVEVKGPTFKDFGGLTSL; from the coding sequence ATGATATCCAAGGCCCAAGTGAGTGAGCAATTAAGGCTTCATAAATTTGTCTGCGCCATTCAAGTAGAGTTAGGATTTCAGCTGCTCACGGCTAGCCTGCTACACCTCCCCAATTTTGTAATAAGAACACACCTTCCCCTGTTTCCGAGAAACCCTAATCTGAAAAACTTTGAGATGGGGAAAAGAGGAAGTAGCAGCGGGAGCGTTCCTATTCGGGGATTTACGAAACTTGTTACAGAATCAAGAAATAAGGGATTAACTGTGGAGGAGATTGTTGATGATCACCGTTCCAATAACCGTGAATGCGTTCGGCTGAAACGTCAAACCCTCATGATCAAAgtcaaacaaatcataaacTCATtgagcgaagaagaagaggaaagtgaAGGAAGTAGGactaagaaaaaacagaggagagatGATTCAGAACAGAGGAATTCGGATTTATGTATATCATCATCGCCTTATTCTGCTTCATCATCCGGAAATGTATTGACATCGGAAGATAACATGCAGTTTGATGTCACCAATGATGGTTTACGTGTTTCTTACTCTAATAAATCCATGACGCCTTTTTGTGCCGatacaatgaagaaaatgaagatgaaaggTATATCTAGTGAAGAGGGAAGTAAGAATTGTGATGTAGAGGTAAAAGGACCAACCTTTAAGGACTTTGGTGGGTTAACCAGTTTATAG